One stretch of Zonotrichia leucophrys gambelii isolate GWCS_2022_RI chromosome 13, RI_Zleu_2.0, whole genome shotgun sequence DNA includes these proteins:
- the LOC135453693 gene encoding thymosin beta-12-like, producing the protein MSDKPDFAEIETFDKTKLKKTETREKNPLPTKETIEQEKQSESTA; encoded by the exons ATGTCCGACAAACCAGATTTTGCAGAAATTGAAACATTTGACAAGACCAAGCTGAAGAAGACAGaaaccagagagaaaaatccaCTGCCCACTAAAGAAA CTATCgaacaggaaaagcaaagtgaaaGTACAGCCTGA